The Pygocentrus nattereri isolate fPygNat1 chromosome 4, fPygNat1.pri, whole genome shotgun sequence genome includes a window with the following:
- the LOC119263269 gene encoding adhesion G protein-coupled receptor E1-like encodes MIVFALFNQDVDECTEIPDVCGPHANCTNAVGNYSCTCLRGYNVTNPYFPISINNPCRDVDECTEIPGVCGPNANCTNAVGSYSCTCLRGYTVTNLSFPINVGNPCRDADECIEIPNVCGPNAICTNAAGSYTCTCLNGYNVTNPYFTINSSNPCRDVDECVSAPSVCGLNSSCNNTVGGYSCFCWDGFTATNSSLAVNITNPCIDVDECLSTPSACGPNSTCTNTIGGYNCSCWLGFTATNSNLTVNITNPCTDVDECLFTPSPCGSHSTCNNTVGGYSCSCRDGFAVPNANLNVRISNPCIGTPSRSQANLKRESLQWVLGRPRCLIAWRGTDPYQASFCHKGLGCRGPPCNLPLPVQHCTTPPCGPTWSSYIASSGWARPGYVGFPVTRRSPGDTTPQAWLQGQVPVPLSQGREHIAPDDLALKISRLHKPFRHDKALIQEGRNIMSFAK; translated from the exons ATGATtgtatttgctttgtttaatCAAGATGTGGATGAATGTACTGAGATTCCTGATGTGTGTGGTCCACATGCAAACTGCACCAATGCTGTTGGAAACTACAGCTGCACATGCCTGAGAGGATATAATGTGACTAATCCATACTTTCCTATCAGCATCAACAACCCATGCAGAG ATGTGGATGAATGTACTGAGATTCCTGGTGTGTGTGGACCAAATGCAAACTGCACCAATGCTGTTGGAAGCTACAGCTGCACATGCCTGAGAGGATACACTGTGACAAATCTTTCCTTTCCTATCAATGTTGGCAACCCATGCAGAG ATGCTGATGAATGTATTGAGATTCCTAATGTGTGTGGTCCAAATGCAATCTGCACCAATGCTGCAGGAAGCTACACTTGCACATGCCTGAATGGATATAATGTCACAAATCCATACTTTACTATCAACAGCAGCAACCCATGCAGAG ATGTGGATGAATGTGTTTCTGCACCATCTGTATGTGGATTAAACTCCAGCTGCAACAACACAGTAGGAGGATACAGTTGCTTTTGCTGGGATGGATTTACTGCTACAAACTCAAGTCTAGCCGTCAACATTACGAACCCGTGTATAG ATGTGGATGAATGTCTGTCCACTCCATCTGCTTGTGGTCCAAACTCTACCTGCACCAACACAATAGGAGGATACAATTGCTCATGCTGGCTTGGATTTACTGCAACAAACTCAAATCTTACTGTAAACATTACTAACCCTTGTACAG ATGTGGATGAGTGTCTGTTCACACCATCACCTTGTGGTTCACACTCCACCTGCAACAACACAGTGGGAGGATACAGCTGCTCTTGCCGTGATGGATTTGCTGTTCCCAATGCAAATCTAAATGTCCGCATCAGTAACCCTTGCATTG ggaccccaagccgctcccaggccaacttgaagAGGGAATctctccagtgggtcctaggacgaccccggtgCCTTATCGCttg gagagggactgACCCCTATCaagccagtttctgccacaaGGGCCTAGGCTGCCgagggcccccctgcaatctcccactgcctgtgcagcactgcaccactCCCCCATGCGGGCCCACATGGTCCTCCTACATTGCCTCTTCAGGTTGGGCCCGGCCAGGTTACGTGGGTTTCCCGGTCACCAGGCGCTCGCCAGGAGACACTActccccaggcctggctccaggggcaGGTCCCAGTGCCCCTATCCCAAGGAAGG gagcatattgctcctgacgacttagctctgaagatctcTAGActacacaagcccttccgccacgacaaggccctGATCCAGGAAGGGAGAAACATCATGAGCTTTGCTAAATAA